The Microbacterium foliorum genome has a window encoding:
- a CDS encoding alpha/beta fold hydrolase, which translates to MKSTTTVHRLLDLAVEEHTLTVPLVWDDPTDTRTIEIFARVVTRDGGDSLPFLVYLQGGPGHEAPRPFHSSTAPPWLDEALAHYRVVMLDQRGTGLSTPVGDDDLAEGSAAVAEHLTHLRADAIVRDCEAMREHLGAITWSVLGQSFGGFTSLAYLSTHAASLADVFITGGLSAIGRHPDDVYALCYSKMRDASERYYRRFPEHRDRMRRLVDHADAGDIVLPDGEVVSRSRLRSVGSALGMNEGWQTLWSLLERDHRSNAFRHDLMHAMPYNGRNPLYFAFHESSYADGHATRWSAERVEPDDFREDVTLFTGEHIRREWTETVPAFRPWREVTLELAEFEWPRLYDRVAIEASGATGAAAVYTNDVYVPLEFSLETAGLLPGIDLWVTSEHEHNGLRSGPVLSRLIDLAHGRRIR; encoded by the coding sequence ATGAAGAGCACCACCACCGTCCACCGCCTGCTCGACCTCGCCGTCGAAGAGCACACCCTCACCGTCCCACTCGTGTGGGACGACCCGACCGACACCCGCACGATCGAGATCTTCGCTCGCGTCGTGACCCGCGACGGAGGCGACTCGCTGCCCTTCCTGGTGTACCTCCAGGGCGGGCCAGGACACGAGGCACCCCGACCGTTCCACTCGTCGACAGCACCGCCCTGGCTCGACGAGGCTCTCGCCCACTACCGCGTGGTCATGCTGGACCAGCGCGGCACCGGCCTGTCGACGCCTGTCGGAGACGACGACCTGGCCGAGGGCTCGGCCGCCGTCGCCGAGCATCTGACCCACCTGCGCGCCGATGCCATCGTGCGCGACTGCGAGGCGATGCGCGAGCACCTCGGTGCGATCACCTGGAGCGTGCTGGGGCAGTCGTTCGGCGGCTTCACCTCGCTCGCATATCTGTCGACCCACGCCGCCTCGCTGGCCGATGTCTTCATCACGGGCGGCCTGAGCGCGATCGGGCGGCACCCCGACGACGTCTACGCGCTCTGCTACAGCAAGATGCGCGACGCCTCCGAGCGCTACTACCGCCGGTTCCCCGAGCACCGCGACCGCATGCGCAGACTCGTGGATCACGCGGATGCCGGCGACATCGTCCTGCCGGACGGCGAAGTGGTGTCCCGATCGCGCCTGCGTTCGGTGGGATCCGCCCTCGGCATGAACGAGGGGTGGCAGACCCTGTGGTCACTGCTCGAGCGCGACCACAGATCAAATGCCTTCCGCCACGACCTCATGCACGCGATGCCGTACAACGGCCGCAACCCTCTTTACTTCGCCTTCCACGAGTCCAGCTATGCCGACGGTCACGCGACGCGATGGTCGGCCGAGCGGGTCGAGCCCGATGACTTCCGCGAGGATGTCACGCTCTTCACAGGCGAGCACATCCGGCGCGAGTGGACCGAGACGGTCCCCGCCTTCCGGCCCTGGCGCGAGGTGACGCTCGAGCTCGCCGAGTTCGAATGGCCGCGCCTCTACGACCGCGTGGCGATCGAGGCCTCCGGGGCGACCGGTGCCGCAGCGGTCTACACCAACGATGTCTACGTCCCGTTGGAGTTCTCGCTCGAGACCGCCGGTCTGCTCCCGGGAATCGATCTGTGGGTGACCAGCGAGCACGAGCACAACGGTCTCCGCTCCGGCCCCGTGCTCAGCCGTCTGATCGATCTCGCCCACGGCCGGCGCATCCGCTGA
- the glgA gene encoding glycogen synthase: MRVEMITKEYPPEIYGGAGVHVAELVTALRQSIDVQVRAFGSPRDEAGTSAYRTPSELASANAALQTLGTDLEIVAAISDADLVHSHTWYANFAGHLASQLHGIPHVLTAHSLEPLRPWKAEQLGGGYAVSSGIEKLAYENAAAVIAVSAGMRADILRSYPSVDPAKVRVIHNGIDVERWRPVQNPAFLESVGIDPSRPSVVFVGRITRQKGLPYLLQAARLLPPEVQLVLCAGAPDTAEIMAEVQAGVKLLQQTREGVVWIERMLPRDELSAILTAATTFVCPSVYEPLGIVNLEAMACGAAVVGTATGGIPEVVADGVTGRLVPIEQVQDGTGTPVDPERYVADLARVLTEVTSDPERARAYGQAGRERARDEFSWGAIADTTRALYAELTA, translated from the coding sequence ATGCGCGTCGAGATGATCACGAAGGAATACCCGCCGGAGATCTACGGAGGTGCCGGAGTGCACGTCGCGGAGCTCGTCACGGCGCTGCGACAGAGCATCGACGTGCAGGTGCGGGCCTTCGGTTCGCCCCGAGATGAGGCGGGCACGTCCGCCTATCGGACACCCTCCGAGCTCGCCTCCGCGAACGCCGCCCTGCAGACGCTGGGCACGGATCTCGAGATCGTCGCCGCGATCTCCGACGCCGACCTCGTGCACAGTCACACCTGGTACGCGAACTTCGCCGGTCACCTCGCGTCGCAGCTGCACGGGATCCCGCACGTGCTCACCGCCCACAGCCTCGAGCCGCTGCGGCCCTGGAAGGCCGAGCAGCTCGGAGGCGGCTACGCGGTCTCCAGCGGGATCGAGAAGCTGGCGTACGAGAACGCCGCTGCGGTCATCGCGGTGAGCGCGGGCATGCGCGCGGACATCCTGCGCAGCTACCCGTCGGTGGACCCGGCGAAGGTCCGGGTGATCCACAACGGCATCGACGTGGAGCGGTGGCGTCCGGTGCAGAACCCCGCGTTCCTGGAGTCCGTGGGAATCGACCCGTCGCGTCCGTCCGTCGTCTTCGTCGGCAGGATCACACGTCAGAAGGGCCTGCCGTACCTGCTGCAGGCGGCACGACTGCTCCCCCCGGAGGTGCAGCTCGTCCTGTGCGCGGGCGCGCCCGACACCGCCGAGATCATGGCCGAGGTGCAGGCGGGCGTGAAGCTCCTGCAGCAGACCCGCGAGGGAGTGGTCTGGATCGAGCGGATGCTGCCGCGGGACGAGCTCTCGGCCATCCTCACCGCCGCGACCACTTTCGTCTGCCCCTCCGTCTACGAGCCGCTCGGGATCGTCAACCTCGAGGCGATGGCCTGCGGCGCCGCGGTCGTCGGAACCGCGACCGGTGGGATCCCCGAGGTCGTCGCCGACGGCGTGACCGGGCGTCTGGTGCCGATCGAGCAGGTGCAGGACGGCACCGGCACGCCGGTCGACCCCGAGCGCTACGTCGCAGATCTCGCGCGGGTGCTGACAGAGGTGACCTCGGATCCCGAACGTGCACGCGCCTACGGCCAGGCGGGTCGTGAGCGGGCTCGTGACGAGTTCAGCTGGGGAGCGATCGCCGACACCACGCGCGCGCTCTACGCGGAGCTCACCGCCTGA
- a CDS encoding ABC transporter ATP-binding protein: MSSALEFTDVVVRREGRDIIDHVTWQVDDDQRWVILGPNGAGKTTLLQLADTLMHPTSGTVTVLGETLGRTDVFELRPRIGFASSAMAKRVPRDETVLNTVLTAAFSVLGRWNEGYEDIDERRALRVLADWRLDHLAERTFGTLSDGEQKRVQIARAVMTDPELLLLDEPTASLDLGSREELLALLSGYASSPTTPAMLMVTHHVEEIPVGFTHVLLMREGRIVAAGPIAETLTADALSEAFGMPIVLSSEDGRYAARAAS; this comes from the coding sequence ATGTCGAGCGCCCTGGAATTCACCGACGTCGTCGTGCGCCGCGAGGGGCGCGACATCATCGATCACGTGACCTGGCAGGTCGACGATGATCAGCGGTGGGTGATCCTCGGGCCCAACGGTGCCGGCAAGACCACCCTGCTGCAGCTGGCCGACACGCTGATGCATCCGACCTCCGGAACCGTCACCGTGCTGGGGGAGACCCTGGGTCGGACCGACGTGTTCGAGCTGCGCCCGCGCATCGGCTTCGCCTCCTCGGCGATGGCGAAGCGCGTTCCGCGAGACGAGACGGTTCTGAACACCGTGCTCACGGCGGCCTTCTCGGTGCTCGGGCGGTGGAACGAGGGCTACGAGGACATCGACGAGCGCCGCGCGCTGCGTGTGCTCGCGGACTGGCGCCTCGATCACCTCGCCGAGCGCACGTTCGGAACGCTGAGCGACGGAGAGCAGAAGCGCGTCCAGATCGCCCGCGCGGTGATGACGGATCCCGAGCTGCTGCTGCTCGACGAGCCGACCGCGTCGCTCGACCTCGGTTCGAGGGAGGAGCTGCTGGCCCTGCTGAGCGGGTACGCGTCGTCGCCGACGACTCCGGCCATGCTGATGGTCACCCACCACGTCGAGGAGATCCCCGTCGGGTTCACCCATGTGCTGCTCATGCGCGAGGGGCGCATCGTGGCCGCGGGCCCGATCGCCGAGACGCTCACCGCCGACGCGCTGAGCGAGGCGTTCGGCATGCCGATCGTGCTCAGCAGCGAAGACGGACGCTACGCCGCTCGCGCAGCATCCTGA
- a CDS encoding DUF262 domain-containing protein: MSTATNVEATAVNTIEWLAADSTTIVVPVYQRQYRWDIGGCEQLLSDVRAVARESSSHRHFIGSILSAADDSDADTELVLIDGQQRITTIMLLVAALQHAVRDSSPELAAELGRVLVRPDDPRRTKLRPHDAWAELYESVVLDRGDHADRESRFDDNYAFFRSQVHADEAAAIWQGLQRLEHVSITLGAGANAQQIFESLNSTGEPLRDHELIHNYILMGLTHTEQLDVEARFWLPIEHHAGENIAAFWRHYLVMTTGREVAANGEHGVYSAFRQSFPRVDVDHLQADAEVWRHYAEIYGILLDPSLEKDSEIARQLRFVNTFGRASYPLVLSAYSDHARGLIPRDELIRTLERIQAMYLRRALVNLPNERLIARLCRARSDGPDALERAFARITPSDERVSAVLKYSELPHPAYVLGRLEDVDDTDGFDVEHIVPTVPSDSWSGDGAREWIDYSDDERNAHRALAPTLGNLTLLEQGLSERYFGEPYTVKRATAYARSAVPETAALQSVETWGTATISQRTVRLTAELLRIWARPALTEIDDDGLTPILDAVRRRGWPAGWEREFEYVEYRGERWEVYDVRHLFNRVFRRAWTDTRDAAVSYCVAHGGPIYEGTAWKGQWDQLDDTHHLYMGWDSTYMMSAVQGVLQEADIASEVFVKYSYIGNVM; encoded by the coding sequence ATGAGCACTGCGACGAACGTCGAGGCGACAGCTGTCAATACGATCGAGTGGCTCGCAGCGGACTCCACGACCATCGTCGTCCCGGTGTATCAGCGGCAGTACCGGTGGGACATCGGCGGCTGCGAGCAGCTCCTCTCCGATGTGCGAGCCGTCGCCCGCGAGAGCTCGTCGCACCGGCACTTCATCGGCTCGATCCTCTCGGCCGCCGACGATTCCGACGCCGACACCGAGCTGGTGCTGATCGACGGCCAGCAGCGGATCACCACGATCATGCTGCTCGTGGCCGCGTTGCAGCACGCGGTGCGCGACAGCTCGCCCGAGCTCGCCGCAGAACTGGGCCGCGTCCTGGTGCGCCCCGACGATCCCCGCAGGACGAAGCTGCGTCCGCACGACGCCTGGGCCGAGCTCTACGAGTCCGTGGTGCTGGATCGCGGCGACCACGCAGACCGCGAGTCACGCTTCGACGACAACTACGCGTTCTTCCGCAGTCAGGTGCATGCCGACGAGGCGGCGGCGATCTGGCAGGGCCTGCAGCGACTCGAGCACGTGTCCATCACGCTCGGCGCAGGCGCGAACGCGCAGCAGATCTTCGAGAGCCTCAATTCGACGGGCGAGCCGCTGCGCGACCACGAGCTCATCCACAACTACATCCTGATGGGGCTCACGCACACCGAGCAGCTCGATGTGGAGGCGCGCTTCTGGCTCCCCATCGAACACCACGCGGGCGAGAACATCGCGGCGTTCTGGCGGCACTACCTCGTCATGACGACGGGCCGCGAGGTCGCCGCGAACGGCGAGCACGGGGTGTACAGCGCGTTCCGACAGTCGTTCCCGCGCGTCGACGTCGACCATCTGCAGGCGGATGCCGAGGTGTGGCGGCACTACGCCGAGATCTACGGCATCCTGCTGGATCCCTCTCTCGAGAAGGACTCCGAGATCGCACGGCAGCTGCGATTCGTCAACACCTTCGGACGCGCCTCGTACCCGCTCGTGCTGAGCGCGTACAGCGACCATGCCAGGGGGCTCATCCCGCGCGACGAGCTGATCCGCACGCTGGAGCGGATCCAGGCGATGTACCTGAGACGCGCACTCGTCAACCTGCCCAACGAGCGTCTCATCGCCAGACTCTGCCGGGCGCGCAGCGACGGACCCGACGCTCTCGAGCGGGCCTTCGCGCGCATCACCCCGTCGGACGAGCGGGTGAGCGCGGTGCTCAAGTACAGCGAGCTCCCCCACCCGGCGTACGTCCTCGGCCGTCTGGAAGACGTCGACGACACCGACGGTTTCGACGTCGAGCACATCGTTCCCACCGTCCCCAGCGACAGCTGGTCGGGCGACGGAGCGCGCGAGTGGATCGACTACTCCGACGACGAGCGCAACGCCCACCGCGCACTGGCACCCACCCTCGGCAACCTGACACTGCTGGAGCAGGGCCTGTCGGAGCGGTACTTCGGCGAGCCGTACACCGTGAAGCGCGCAACGGCGTACGCGCGCAGCGCCGTGCCCGAGACCGCGGCGCTGCAGTCGGTCGAGACCTGGGGAACGGCGACGATCTCACAGCGCACCGTGCGGCTCACGGCCGAGCTCCTGCGCATCTGGGCGCGGCCCGCACTCACCGAGATCGACGACGACGGCCTGACGCCGATCCTCGACGCCGTGCGGCGCCGAGGCTGGCCCGCGGGCTGGGAGCGGGAGTTCGAGTACGTCGAGTACCGCGGAGAGCGCTGGGAGGTCTACGACGTCCGGCACCTGTTCAACCGCGTCTTCCGGCGCGCATGGACGGACACCCGCGATGCGGCGGTCTCGTACTGTGTCGCGCACGGCGGGCCGATCTACGAGGGGACCGCGTGGAAGGGGCAGTGGGACCAGCTCGACGACACCCATCACCTCTACATGGGATGGGATTCCACCTACATGATGAGTGCCGTCCAAGGCGTCCTCCAGGAGGCGGACATCGCCTCGGAGGTCTTCGTGAAGTACTCCTACATCGGGAACGTGATGTGA
- a CDS encoding type B 50S ribosomal protein L31, translated as MKTDIHPVYKDVVFRDLGSGETFRTRSTVSSDKTIELDGVEYPVIDVEISSASHPFYTGKQRIMDSAGRVEKFNQRFKGFGGSSK; from the coding sequence ATGAAGACTGACATTCACCCCGTGTACAAGGACGTCGTGTTCCGCGACCTCGGTTCGGGCGAGACGTTCCGCACCCGCTCGACGGTGTCCAGCGACAAGACGATCGAGCTCGACGGCGTCGAGTACCCCGTCATCGACGTCGAGATCTCGTCGGCCTCGCACCCGTTCTACACGGGAAAGCAGCGCATCATGGACTCGGCCGGCCGCGTCGAGAAGTTCAACCAGCGCTTCAAGGGCTTCGGCGGATCGTCCAAGTAA